The DNA segment AAGTTCATCCAGCACATCACCTGCCCGACGCCCAACTGGCGCATCTCCTCGATGTGCCGCGCGACCGTGTCAGGCGAGCCGAAGGCGAGCGTCTCGGCGACGAGCCCTTCCCACGTGACCTTCGAGAGGCGCTCCGCCATGGCGCGGAAGCCGGGCTGGAGCGACGGATGCGTGTCCTCGATGCGGTCGGGGACGACGAACTTCTTGAAGGACTCCTGGTACCAGAGCTCGGCGTCCTTGGCCTCGGCAAACGCCTTCGCGTCGGTCTCCGCAACGTAGATCTGGCGCGAGACGCCCCAGCGGGAGAGGAGGCTCGTGATCTCCTCCGGGCTGCGCCCCGATTTTTTCAAGGTCTCGACATAGGTGTCGCGGTTGGTCACGAGCTGGCTGACGGGGCCGAAGAGGACGGAGTTGAGCATGGGCCAGCCGCGGAGCGCCGTGTTCTCGATGCCGTCCTTCGTCACGCACACCTGGTAGAGCGGCGGGTGCGGGCGCTGGACGGGCTTGGGGATGACGGACACCTCGGGCACCTTGAAGAAGCGCCCGTCGTAGCTGAAGCGGTCCTCGGTCCACGCGCGCTGCATGATCTCCACGGCCTCGTCGAAGCGCTCACGGCTCTCCTCCTGCGGCACGCGGTAGCCGCGGAACTCGGCGGGGCGGTTGCCGCGCCCGACACCGACGTCGAGCCGGCCGTTCGAGATGATGTCCACCAGCGCCATCTGCTCCGCGAGCCGCAGCGGGTGATGGAAGGGCAGGATGGCGGCGGCTAGGCCGATGCGGATCCGCCGCGTGCGCGAGGCGGCCGCGGAGGCGAGCGCCGCCGGATCGACCGAGAGCCCGTACTCGATGAAATGGTGCTCCGTGAGCCAGATCTCGTCGAAGCCCAGCTCCTCAGTCCACTCGACCTGATCGAGCTCTCCGCGGATGATGTCGGCGTGACGCTGCCCCGGCGTAGCCTGGAAGAAGTAGAAGGTGCCGAATTTCACGATGCGTCTCCCCTCACGCCCGCTCAGACTCCGAGGTAGCGGGACTTGACGTCCGCGTTGGCCCACAGCTCCGGGGCCGGGCCCGAGTGCACGATGCGCCCCCGCGAGACCACGTGCACGTGGTCGGCCAGCCGGATGGCCAGCGGCAGGTTCTGCTCGACCAGGAGGATGGACAGCCCCGAGGCCTTGAGGCGCTCGATCACGCGGCCCACCTCGCGCACGAGGAGCGGCGCCAGGCCCTCGGTGGGCTCATCCATCAGGAGCAGCTCCGGGTTGGTCATGAGCGCCCGCGCGATCGCCAGCATCTGCTGCTCGCCACCCGAGAGCTTGCCCGCTCGGGTGCCCGCGCGCTCGCGGAGCCTCGGGAAGAGGTCCATCACCCGGTCCACGGTCCAGGGGCCGCCGACACTGTGCGCCGGCCCGCGCGCGGCCACCAGCAGGTTCTCGAGCACCGTGAGCGAGGGGAAGACGCGG comes from the Candidatus Rokuibacteriota bacterium genome and includes:
- a CDS encoding ABC transporter ATP-binding protein, with protein sequence MLEVRDIHTYYGDSYVLQGMSLRVERGQVVGIVGRNGMGKTTLIRSIVGFTPPRRGQVLFKGHDITGWPSNRSVALGLGLVPQGRRVFPSLTVLENLLVAARGPAHSVGGPWTVDRVMDLFPRLRERAGTRAGKLSGGEQQMLAIARALMTNPELLLMDEPTEGLAPLLVREVGRVIERLKASGLSILLVEQNLPLAIRLADHVHVVSRGRIVHSGPAPELWANADVKSRYLGV
- a CDS encoding LLM class flavin-dependent oxidoreductase, whose product is MKFGTFYFFQATPGQRHADIIRGELDQVEWTEELGFDEIWLTEHHFIEYGLSVDPAALASAAASRTRRIRIGLAAAILPFHHPLRLAEQMALVDIISNGRLDVGVGRGNRPAEFRGYRVPQEESRERFDEAVEIMQRAWTEDRFSYDGRFFKVPEVSVIPKPVQRPHPPLYQVCVTKDGIENTALRGWPMLNSVLFGPVSQLVTNRDTYVETLKKSGRSPEEITSLLSRWGVSRQIYVAETDAKAFAEAKDAELWYQESFKKFVVPDRIEDTHPSLQPGFRAMAERLSKVTWEGLVAETLAFGSPDTVARHIEEMRQLGVGQVMCWMNFGGLSQERVRRSMELFAREVMPRFRQ